In Trichocoleus desertorum NBK24, the following are encoded in one genomic region:
- the rpsN gene encoding 30S ribosomal protein S14, with product MAKKSMIEREKRRQKLVDKYAQKREELQEQFSQATTQQAKLEIHRKIQQLPRNSAPTRLRNRCWVTGRPRGYYGDFGLSRHVFREMAHEGLLPGVVKSSW from the coding sequence ATGGCTAAGAAAAGCATGATTGAGCGGGAAAAGCGTCGCCAGAAGTTGGTTGACAAGTACGCTCAAAAACGGGAAGAGCTACAAGAACAGTTTTCCCAAGCGACTACCCAACAAGCAAAGCTTGAAATTCATCGCAAAATTCAACAGTTACCTCGTAACAGTGCTCCCACTCGCTTGCGGAATCGCTGCTGGGTGACAGGTCGTCCTAGAGGCTACTATGGCGACTTTGGTTTGTCTCGTCACGTGTTCCGGGAAATGGCCCACGAAGGTCTGCTGCCCGGAGTGGTCAAGTCTAGCTGGTAA